In one Nostoc sp. KVJ3 genomic region, the following are encoded:
- the nblR gene encoding response regulator transcription factor NblR, with protein sequence MTAAPSPCVLVIETDESLANQLACDLQEAGYESILAHDATSGLQHCRDRQPALIVLDRMLAGESGLSLCKNLRSTGMRSPVLILMARDTVDDRVACLEAGADDYILKPYRSEDFLKLIRLYLKPDVDTTEQLRFGDLILDIATRRAIHGGRAIDLTMKEFELLKFLMEHPREVLTREQILENVWGYDFLGESNVIEVYIRYLRLKIEDEGQKRLIQTVRGVGYVLRES encoded by the coding sequence ATGACAGCTGCTCCAAGTCCCTGTGTTTTGGTGATTGAAACCGATGAGAGCCTAGCAAATCAGCTTGCTTGCGATTTACAAGAAGCCGGCTATGAATCAATATTGGCTCATGATGCGACCAGTGGCTTACAACACTGTCGCGATCGCCAACCTGCTTTAATTGTTTTAGACCGAATGCTAGCAGGAGAATCAGGACTCTCATTGTGCAAAAATCTGAGAAGCACTGGTATGCGATCGCCTGTGTTGATTTTAATGGCAAGGGATACCGTTGACGATCGGGTAGCTTGTCTAGAAGCAGGGGCGGATGATTACATCCTCAAGCCTTACCGCTCAGAAGACTTTTTGAAGTTAATTCGCCTCTACTTAAAACCCGATGTAGATACCACTGAGCAATTGCGCTTTGGAGATCTAATTTTAGACATCGCAACTCGCCGTGCTATCCACGGGGGACGGGCAATTGACTTGACAATGAAGGAATTTGAACTATTAAAATTCTTAATGGAACATCCTCGCGAAGTGTTAACCCGCGAACAAATTTTAGAAAATGTCTGGGGTTATGACTTTCTGGGTGAGTCGAATGTCATTGAAGTATATATCCGCTATTTGCGTCTCAAAATCGAAGATGAAGGTCAAAAGCGCCTTATTCAGACAGTGCGCGGCGTAGGGTACGTTTTAAGAGAATCCTAG
- a CDS encoding DUF2949 domain-containing protein: MTIHSAQGGEIEMSPSKYSRMIDFLQEDLAISTASLAVALRHREQDPGPLAMILWQYGLITLEQLEQIYDWLETA, from the coding sequence ATGACAATACATTCTGCACAAGGAGGTGAGATAGAAATGTCACCATCAAAATATTCTCGAATGATTGATTTTTTGCAAGAAGATTTGGCAATTTCCACAGCATCACTAGCGGTTGCACTCCGTCATCGGGAGCAAGACCCAGGCCCTTTGGCAATGATTCTTTGGCAGTATGGGTTAATTACCTTAGAGCAGTTAGAACAAATTTATGATTGGCTGGAGACAGCATAG
- a CDS encoding DUF192 domain-containing protein, with protein MTCRLSLLSILFSIFLMGCSVPTTAKPPTPTSASQAPAKESLGQTLPISAKAIVPNGTTIQLEVANTPQQQEMGLMYRAALPDNRGMLFKFSSPQSIRFWMKNVPVALDMVFLRKGVVKYIQAAAPPCASEPCPTYGPNTPIDKVIELRSGRAAELKLKVGDIVKIES; from the coding sequence ATGACTTGTCGGCTAAGTTTGCTCTCGATATTATTCAGTATCTTTCTAATGGGTTGTTCTGTACCAACAACAGCTAAACCTCCAACCCCCACGTCTGCTTCTCAAGCTCCAGCAAAAGAGAGTTTAGGTCAAACACTACCAATTTCTGCTAAAGCTATTGTTCCTAATGGCACAACGATTCAGCTAGAAGTGGCGAATACACCACAACAGCAAGAGATGGGATTGATGTATCGAGCAGCCTTGCCAGATAACCGAGGGATGCTATTTAAATTCTCTTCTCCACAATCAATTCGTTTCTGGATGAAGAATGTACCTGTAGCCTTGGATATGGTATTTCTACGTAAAGGTGTAGTTAAATATATTCAAGCTGCTGCCCCTCCTTGTGCAAGTGAGCCTTGTCCTACTTATGGCCCCAATACACCAATCGACAAGGTAATTGAACTTCGTTCTGGAAGAGCCGCCGAATTGAAGTTGAAAGTCGGCGATATTGTCAAAATTGAGTCTTGA